gatatggattacaattatcatcatgaatattaaggctatacgcactacatgttacacacatagacactcaaccatgcaaattggcggggttattatttatttggacatcacacattacagtcttactcttatacagacatcgtacacactctcactaaatcacatccaatatcatacacatTAACTCACTCAGATTTACTACACACATATCTTGTCTCAATTTtcaaacatctgtggcattggctcacaggcaaacaggcaagggaataaaacatatatttctAGAAACTATTTCTTCAATCCTAAATATCAGACGTTTGAAAGCTCTAGTTTTGACCATCATAATACCTCTGGtggcagtaactttacaagcactagttatggtcaatttagactgagaatagtatctagttatggtaaggggtgaaataagtatagccagttataattgtaacagTTTAGCAGATTATTAAAAAAGAAGATCAGTCTTTACGTGGCTAAAGGAAAAGGAatacaacatacagttgaagtcggaagtttacatacacttaggttggagtcattaaaactcgtttttcaaccactccacaaatgtcttgttaacaaactatagtttggcaagtcggttaggacatctactttgtgcatgacatactGTAAGTAATTTTTCCACAATTGTTTACAAATGAGGCTGATGctggtgtttgtacacatgcatatacacacactttcattcaaatacacacatacacggacacacacatatgtaaatagtgccagacatacactcaaacatatacagttggccttgctgttatgattttagttgtccttgatgtctttgTTTTTTTCTCACTGTTTTCTGTTTACTtttgtctttttcttttttctcatGAGTTCATTTTCTTGGGTGTTGGTGCATTGGTGGGGGGGTTCTTGGgtgtggggaatggaattaattatctattttattattttattttattttaaaaaaatatattggttGGGGGGTGACTGTGGGATGggtctcggatggttgagggacagctatgaGAAACTATGGGGGGAGATCTTGGCGGGTTCGCGTTCCCGTTTTTTGGGGGGGCCTTGTGGGAGATCTTTGATGTGCCCCTGAGCAGGGtgttgaccctggatgcttctgtgtgttgctctgaatgggagtctgttggatgactggtgtgacgtagttgttgagcggcttcactgcaagtatattgtatgttttggatattcaataaataaataaaaattaaacatttttaaaaatagtgtttttaatgttttgtacactcagtgtatatttagtgcttttgtgtatttgtgtagtggatgttgtgtgtgtgggttaatagtgtttgtgtatggtgtgtgtgcttgtgcttgtATGAGTAATTGTTATTATGTTTGTAAATATAAATCACTGTTATGTGGTGTTCGGGCATGTGGacgtttgtgtgcgtgtgcgtgtgcgtgtgcgtgagagAGACCTTTCCTGATAAATGGCTGTGTAGTACATTCTTCACCTTTGAGGGCTGCATTGAGATGCAGGACAACACAGCCAGCCAGGGAGCATCATCTCCATCACAATGGGGGAGAAATAACAGGAAAGAGAAGAGTAATCGGACAAAACTgcagggatagagaaagaagggATGAGGTAGAGAGAAATGGAATGATACAGAGGGAGACATGTTGCCAGCCAAGCAATTAAGTGCACTTAGCTAGAAGTAATACTGTCTGCAGGCAGGGTTCCTTCTTTCTATTCATTTATCATTAGTCCAGCACCAAGGCTCTCTGCTAAGATACTAAGTACTAAGTAAGAGATGTAGACTTGCCTGCAGCACCAGTGACAGCCATTGTTCTAGTCTTTGTGATAGTCTTAGGTAAATTCCACAGCCCTGCTACATTTGTCAGCAATGCTCTttgttcacaacacacacacacacatacacacacacacatacacttaaaAACCCAATACACATGCAGAGAAGGACACCCTTTTTTATGAAACACAGAAACATCACAAGTACAatatctctctatctttctcccgctctcaatctccctccgatctctctctcccataaacGGGACATTGAGCAGGGGATGACAAATGGAGGAATAAAGGGATGAGAGTTCGGTGTGTGGTCACAGCTGCCACTCCCCTCCCACGTGAATCACATCAACAGATTCTCCACATGTCAACCAACCCAGAGACAGCTGTACAGTAGATTAgccagtagacatcactacacatcCCCTAGACCCCACCCACTCTGCTCAGTTGTCGCACACACATCATACCAGGCCGTGGCATCATAAACCACTAGAGAAGGGCCATGTGGTTAAGCCCTTAGACCACAatatctactaagctaacatatagAATTGTTTTTAGACGGTCATAAAATGTATCATTTAgccattttatttggaattttAGGTATATAGagcatttatataaaaaaatgtggcctttactgctatagcccttagaaacgcattgaataacatattTGTACATGGCAAAACAGACAGTCCAAAAGGAagaaggttttgaagtgtctgtcctatatatgAACGATATAAGAAAACTGAAGATGCTTGGTCACGTTATTCGTGGAACTTTTTACCTCCTATGCACTTTCTGCCTTTTTTACAGCCCgttactgggttaccttcagatgactCCCCTGAAACTTGTGTGCGTCGTGGAACAAAACAACTGATAGTCTCATCTTTCGATGGTGGTGACTTACTCGTTTGTAGCTCTAATGGTTTGGGTTTTACAGACATTGTTGTGACGATTTTCTTGTCCAGATCCTCTTGTGTAGAACGGGGAACTATTCAATATTCAAAATGGCTTAACTGTGTAACATACGGGTGCATCAAACGACTCTAGGGGTTAAAAGTGTATCCATGCCTTATTGACTTATGTAATGTGCCATGTCACAGAACATCTGCACCTGGTTCTAAAGGCATCAACAACATGTGCAGGTGTCCCTCGCTTCTGCACActtcgaaacacacacacacacacacacacacacacacacacacacacacacacacacacacacacacacacacacacacacacacagccagaggaAAGACCCATTAGGAGAGTCAGTGAAAGTTACGATCTGAAGGGGGTTGCTGCTGCAGTGTTAATGCAGCAGCATGGAAACATGGCGCGATTACTGCAGATAGGCAGATTTCACAGCATATCCTAGGCCTTTTCTTAATTGGATTTGCTCAACTCCTGTGTCCTCTCTACTCCGTCCTCTCTCTTTCCTatttttgaaaaatgtcaaaGGTAATCGAGGAGAGCCGGCGAGGAGAGAGAATGTGAACGAAAATGTGCTTGTATGAAATCAGGTAATTGAAGTTTACATTGGTGTAGCCCAAAATTAATGTGTAAAGTGATAAAACAAATTAATTAGTTGTGTAAAAACATTTTCTAGATGAAACtataagtagcatattgtttttaaacgTTTGCATGCTTTTCTCCTCTCACAAAACAAAagctgattcagaggggtttaaTTAAAAAAACTCTTCTGCGAAGGACCTAGGTAGGATACACATGACTTCCTCGATGAAAGATGGCTATCGAGGAGGACACTCTTCCGTTCACCTACTAACGAATTGACACTCTACTTGACCACTTGACCAATTATCGGTTTCCGGGTCACAGAGGATGGAGGAGACAGGGAAAGGGAAAAGGCCCTAGATTACCCAGGGACTGCTGGGGGTGATCAACAGACACATGCAGGACTGCCTAATGTGTCACTACGACCCCTGGTGGCAATACAGAGGACTAAGCCAAGGAAACAGTACCTCAGTCTAACTTTTAGCTAGGGAACGGGCATTTGAATAATTTCACTATTCGAACAGTATCGTACATTTTTGTTGCATATCTAGATATTcaaaattcatatattttttttaggtaCGGTTTTAATGTGAGCACTGCTGTgcaagagagagaggctggtgctCTATTGCTGCAGCTGCGGAGGGGCCGGTGTGTGTGCAATGGGAggagcagacagagggagagatgcagtAGCCAAGGCAACTTGGCTACTACCAAGACTAGCTAACTTTGTATCATCCCATACAGTATAACAGTGCCTGTCTTGACTCTTTGATTGGCAAACATAAACAACAAGCTACACATGTGAAGGCCACCGGGCGGCTACCGGTCTTTTAATGGGGCGCATGTCATAAAAACTACATAGAaaagtttgttgttttattaCATTTATAATTTTAAATGTCATGGTATATCTTTGTATGTAATAATGTCACATTGATATTTTAACTTAATTTAGAAACAGCTTTTTCAGTGTTAAAATAGACCTCAAATTAAAAGTGGGATAGAACTCCCACACTATGAACCTGTATGAATGGACCCAACTGCATGGCTGGAGAAGAGGTACCAGCTACACCAATTGATCTGAAAGGTTGTGTAAACATTGTTAAGTGTAGCTAGTAGCTACCTGGTGTGCTAGCCCCTGGTCTGAGTCCTTGGCTTGATTATTGCTCCAGGAGAGCAGAGCAGCGTAGCATACGGTGGTGTTAGGAGTTAAGCTTTCTAGAGCAGGTAGAATAGATGTAATCAGACACAAGGGCTGGCTgagggagaaggaggtagaggaggagagagggggaggggaaggtaGGGATACTTCTTTGCATGATAAAGAGGTTCTACCCATCCTCAGGATTCTCTGCACGGACGCTGGATATTACCTCTCTCGTAGGCTTTCATTAGAATTCATTCTGGCTGGAGATGCAGGGAAAGGAACCTGCCTGAGTCAGTCAATAAGTCACCAGTGAAGGATGagatttttatttcattttatacTTTAGTCCAAGCACTCATCTTTAAATGAAAATGTCCCCCTTCTGCACTTAAAAAGGGTGACCCTCCCTGTCAGGTTCCACACACACTCAGGAGTTATTTACTCAACTGGTTCTTATTAAGGTGGGCTCAAAGGTAGAGGCTAAATCAGTGGAGGTTTGAAGGTCACGTCATGGGGAGTCCTCTACCATCCTGCAAAGATAGATAGTGGGTTACCTTGAGGCTGAGTCATGGATTAAAGGCATGGTAATTACAGAAACTAGGCTGTGTGagttagatatactgtagcagCCATGGTAGCTGAGTTGGGGGTTATCAGGATGATTAGTTCAGGGGTTTAGCAGCCGGTTATGATCAGGGTAATTCCTCTCTGCTGACATCTTGCCAGGAATCCTAGGGAGACGCCTGGCAAAAAAATGCTGTTAGATAGATGTTATAATGAGGAAGTGGGTTATCATAAGGATTGTTCCACAGAATTCATCAAGGATTATCAACATGGTAATGTTCAGAAGTCGCCTTGTGGGTTTTTCTGAAGGTATAATTTCTGAGAACGAAGTTTGTTACCATGAGGGTCATTTCAGAATGTAAGGTAATCTAGGTCTTAGTGATGGGTGATAATGCTGGGTGATGATCAGAGGTTTAGTTTTGGGTTATGGTGACACATAGGTTGGTGGTGGGGTCCTGGGTTATGGTGATTGGAGACTCATTGAAAATTCCTTCGTGCACTGTTTTCCCCTGCAGGTCCAGGGGAGCAGGCCTCTCttgcccttctctctccctctctccctacctctccttctctccttacctctcccgctccctctctccctaccgctccctctctctccccctctctccctacctctccatctctctccctacctccctacatccctccctctctccctctctccctacatctccctctctctccctacctccctacatctcactctctcttcctctctccctacctctccttctctcgttccctctctccctctcctccagcctgaTTACTAATGAATGAAGCAGATCATCTATTGATCTCCtctggtgtgtgtgagtgcagcTGAAGATATCAGACTTGTCAGAAGATCTATAAATAACTCTGTGATGTAGAGGTGGAATGTGCCTATAGGTAAGCAGGGCTGGGATGGTACTGGGGTACGATAGAGAACAGGGGTGGGGCTGGGGTGGTCTGGAGGTACGATAGAGAACAGGGGTGGGGCTGGGGTGGTACTGGGGGTACGATAGAGAGCAGGGGTGGGGCTGGGGTGGTATTGGGGATACGACAGAAAAGGTGGTACCGGGGGTACGATAGAGAACAGGGGTGGGGCTGTGGTGGTACCGGGGCTACGACAGAGAATAGGGGGATGGGGGGTGGGCAAGGGTATGGTACCACGCATAGATGCAGCACGTGATTGGCTTTCCCAGACATGCATGCCACAGCACCTTGAAGGTGAGAGGTGATGATCTGTGAATGTGTGACCATGGAGCTCCTTCATCCCTGATGAGTCCTCCATCTCCACCAATCTCCCTAAGTCTCAGAGAAAGTATCCAGTCAGCTGTTTCTGCCCTGCTGCTCTCACTAAATCAATCATGCAGATTGGGTTTGCTCTCTGACAGGGGAAGGACCCTGACGGTGACTAAGAGAGATGTATACCTGTCGCTAGTGGTTACAATCACCAGGCAACATTCTGCAGGGTTTAATGGTCCTTATGTTAGTGCTAGAGGTAGGAGGGTTAAGTACTGGTGTGGGTACTGGGGATATGTGCTAACAGCCAATAACTGGGTCCTAACTGTTGGAAACATTTAACTTTGGAGGCCGTGGGTGCTGCTGTGTGTTCACTGTCACCTAGTAGGACAGTGTGAATGCTCTGGATTTAATTTTTGAATTTGAAGGTTGAAAGGGACTTCCATTTGAACCATTTGTTCTGCCTGTGAACTTTCATGTACTTCCAAAATACCTTAATGTGTGTAAATGTGTTAAATTGCATACTATGTGTTTGTATTTGTAGGTGTATTTCCCAGTGGTTTGTCTCTTCTGCTGTACCTTAGAGGGATGTGTTCAGTTTGTACCACTGATGCTATCATGTAATGCCTCACTACGAGTGAAATCACTCCACACTCTTCTCCCCAAAGACCAGGATGTTCTCGCTTTCAAAGAAACATGAATACACATAGAGTCCTATCTTTCACTTCGATTCCCCTTAGACACAACTTTCATAATTAATCTGTTTTTCACTGAGCTTGTGCATGCATGCGTACAGTATGTGTGAGCACATACTATGCATACATTTGTATGAATGTCTGTTTGTGTTTCAGTGTTGACTGAATGTGTATAGCAGTTCCTCTCATGATGTTTGTTTTAGTTTGTTAATGTgacagtctctttctctctctctatccttctctttagGAACACTTCACTCCAGAGTGTAAGTTCAAGGAGAGTGTGTTTGAGAACTACTACGTGACGTACTCCTCCATGCTCTACAGACAGAGCCAGTCGGGTCGCTCCTGGTATATCGGTATCAACCGCGACGGACAAGTCATGAAGGGCAACCGGGTGAAGAAGACCAAAGGTGCTGCACACTTCCTGCCTAAAGTTATAGAAGGTTGGTCACATGCCCACCTGTCCATGCTGTGCTGAATTCTTTACTAAACAGGGATATATCAGAAACGTATAAAGTTATTATAAACGTTGCATGATGCTTATGTTCACCATTGGACGCTTCAACTGTTTCCCTTATCTGCCCCACAGTTGCCATGTATAAGGAGCCATCGCTACACGTGCTAGTCAAcgaacagaaagagaaagagaaagagaaagagaaagaaggcCCTGCCCGGAAGACATTGAAGACGTCAGAAGAACGTCATGAAAGAACTTTCTCCATCAAGAACTGCAGGAAAGAAAAAAAAGCCCCCAAGGCTGATGCCTCGTAGCACAGGGGACCGATGGTGGGGGAGGGGCAGCAGTGACACTGATACCTTAATAGGGACTTAATCGCCCATCATGCACTTGGGCTGGCTGGAGGAATGGCCCCCTTTCGCCAGAAGTGCACTGGGCTGCACCATGATGAAGTGTCAGGGGTCAACAGCCCATCAGGTCTGGGTCTCAGAGGAATTCCTCTCACCTGCCACCAGCGAGGAAGATAGACTAGGGCCCAAGTCAGCACCACCACCCTTCCTCCCTGTCAATCACCTTTACCCCTTCTCCTCTAGCACACTAACTACCAAAGGCACAGCCTGTATAATCTCTCTGCCTTCCCATCACCTGTTCTAGTTTCCAGGAATCACCTCCACTCGCGCACACACTTTTTCTAATTGTTGTATTTTGATGTGCGAGTGtgaattgtgtctgtgtgtatgtgtgagagagaggtgtgtaaCAATAATCACTTCATGTCATCATAATTACTATTCTCGAGTCCACTCTTCTAATTAATGGCAATCACCGTGGTGAAAGTGTGACTATGCCTGGCCTCCACCATCTGCCCACCTGCAAATCACACACCTCACAGCTGGAGATCAAAATTATGTTTTATTGGACAACATCAGGGGGGGATCTATTTCTATTTGATAGCAGGGCTGTCTGTTGAACTGCAGTCAGCAAATCAatttcaaaaaagccaaatcatcTGTTGAAAGAGACAAGTCAAGCAAGCCCTTTTGGGATCAGAGTTATATCTACAGGCTACAAGATGACCTTTTCCAGCTCCCTCTTTCAAAGTTCATTTCTCTAACGATCAATCACAATGAGGAAGGTAATGATGGAGGAAACTGAAGAAGTTTATGATAATAAAtcatgaggatgatgatgatgataataataataatgaaaattACAATGGTTACGGTGATTATGGTGATAATGATGATTCAACTACTGTATAACTTTGCAATAATCTCACAGACTGAAATTTCAGGGTATTCCATTATCTGAAGTGAATAGCCATTTGCCCTTCTGGAGCAATGAAAGCACCATGTCCAAAATACTATGAGAGCCCCGACTCGTACATGACTGCCATGTCTGGTCCACATAACAGTAGCCTGACAGAGATGGTTTCAGTTTGTGCTCAGCACGCTGACTCTGAGCATGTGAGAGAGTGATGGCGCTAAATACCCTCTGGGCCCAAAATGAGGCTATGTTATTATGATGTAACTCTTTGAAGGTTCTTTCCAGGGGGTTTTATGGAATACAGCCATCATTGCTTGAATTATTCACCTACATTTATGTAAAACGTTCTAACTTGTCTCTGCAATATTTGTACAGTTTTGAGTCTCTTTAAGAGCTGGGCTGTGTTAAAAGAGAAAGTCAGCTTTTTTGCAAGTGTGTGAGATAGTTACTGAGTGAGTGGTTATGAATGCGCCTGCTTAAAAATCTCCCAATTTGCCAGCCTCCCTAACTCAGCTTGTGGTGCTCTTTTTTGTTGACCATAATGCACCATAATACAGTATTTCAGAGAAATGTTAAGGATTGGACTTAAAGGAATGCTACTGTGTTAAATTGATTAGATTCTCTGTCACCTGAAAGGTAATGCCAGTGATTGTTGAGTGTATCCTTTGCTTGGCAACTGTTGTCGACATAAAGCCGAGTTTAAAGCTGACATCAAAGCCTGAGGAGGCTCTGAGCTGGAGCACCTACTTACTATTCTACAGACGTCTCACTCCTTATCCACTCACCAGCCTTATCAAATCACCACAGAGGAATCCACTCGCAAATATGGATTTATTTGTGTGCGTGGCTGTTTGTGATTGTGTTCTTCCCCCAGTGTAGTGATGTTTGTGGGAATATGTGAGTTTAATTTGGGAGTGcattgtgtgtgtatgcctgtgtgtgcatgtgtgggtttgtgtgtgtgtgtgtgttgagtgggAGGTGACTTCTGCAATGTTCTTCATCCTGGACATAGGGCACTGGGAGGGCTCTCTTTGTGATGTCCTTCTCTGGGGAGGTGACATTTGTGGGGCAAATGGCCACCTTTCAAACACAGCACTGTCACGGTATTGTTATTGGCCTGAGAGTGGTGCAGGTATCAATAGGCAATAACATCTAAAACAAATCGTGGACAACAGCACAGAACAACATACACAGGAACAGCCCAGTGTACTGAAGGTTTCTTTTCTATGCATGGGGATATGTACAGTAAAATGCCGAAAGGCATTTCTGACCTTGTACATAGCAGCGTAGCATGTTCCTGCCATGGCGACTATGCTGTTAAAGTGAGATAGCATGCCATTATATATTACAGAGCAGCACTGCACTGACCTCCTTTAATATCCAGCCAATGTGGAGACTTATACCACAGTCTCTTGGAGAATTCCGCTTCGAAAAAGCCAGTCACAGTGGACTGCCTGTAAATATGTTGACCAACATTACAGAAGATGAAGAACgtacacagagagggagaatagATACAAATGTTCCAGAATGTAAAGACTGTGAGATGGATGTTTTCTGCATGTTATTAAGGATGAGAGTATGTCTGAGATGGTCTAGAGCAGTGGATCCCAAaccttttatagtcccgtaccccttcaaacattcaacctccagctgcgtacctcctctagcaccagggtcagcgcactctcaaatgttgttttttgccatcattgtaagcctgccacacacacactatacgatacatttattaaacataagaatgagtgtgagtttttgtcacaaaccggatcgtgggaagtgacaaagagcacttataggaccagggcacaaataataatataataataatcaataattttgctctttatttaaccatcttacataaaACCTTAATTGTTCAtctaaaattgtgaataactcaccacaggttaatgagaaaggatgcacataactctgcaatgttgggttgtattggagagagtctcagtcttaaatcattttccacacacagtctgtgcctgtatttagtttagttttcatgctagtgagggctgagaatccactctcacataggtacctGATTGCAAAGggtatcagtgtcttaacagcgcgatttgccaaggcaggctactctgagcgcagccaaatccagaaatctggcagtggcttctgattaaattcttgttgcttgttgcaatttcgatgaagctctct
The Salvelinus fontinalis isolate EN_2023a chromosome 10, ASM2944872v1, whole genome shotgun sequence DNA segment above includes these coding regions:
- the LOC129864005 gene encoding fibroblast growth factor 11-like isoform X3, whose amino-acid sequence is MAALASSLIRQKRAVKDDGQNRPVANKRKPCPKSNKSLCQKQILVLISKVRLCGGRKGRNEKRPAQFNLIPVGLRIVAIQGAKTGLYLGMNSDGYLYTSEHFTPECKFKESVFENYYVTYSSMLYRQSQSGRSWYIGINRDGQVMKGNRVKKTKGAAHFLPKVIEVAMYKEPSLHVLVNEQKEKEKEKEKEGPARKTLKTSEERHERTFSIKNCRKEKKAPKADAS